One genomic segment of Helicobacter pylori NQ4053 includes these proteins:
- a CDS encoding 30S ribosomal protein S1, with amino-acid sequence MSKIADDQNFNDEEENFAKLFKKELEKEETLEKGTIKEGLIVSINENDGYAMVSVGGKTEGRLALSEITDEKGRLLYQKNDPIIVHVSEKGEHPSVSYKKAISQQKIQAKIEELGENYENAIIEGKIVGKNKGGYIVESQGVEYFLSRSHSSLKNDANHIGKRIKACIIRVDKENHSINISRKRFFEVNDKRQLEISKELLEATEPVLGVVRQITPFGIFVEAKGIEGLVHYSEISHKGPVNPEKYYKEGDEVYVKAIAYDAEKRRLSLSIKATIEDPWEEIQDKLKPGYAIKVVVSNIEHYGVFVDIGNDIEGFLHVSEISWDKNVSHPSHYLSVGQEIDVNIIDIDPKNRRLRVSLKQLTNRPFDVFESKHQVGDIVEGKVATLTDFGAFLNLGGVDGLLHNHDAFWDKDKKCKDHYKIGDAIKVKILKINKKDKKISLSAKHLVTSPTEEFAQKHKTDSVIQGKVVSIKDFGVFINADGIDVLIKNEDLNPLKKDEIKIGQEITCVVVAIEKSNNKVRASVHRLERKKEKEELQAFNTSDDKMTLGDILKEKL; translated from the coding sequence ATGAGCAAGATAGCAGATGATCAGAACTTTAATGACGAGGAGGAAAACTTCGCAAAACTCTTTAAAAAAGAATTAGAAAAAGAAGAAACCTTAGAAAAAGGCACTATCAAAGAAGGGCTAATCGTTTCCATCAATGAGAATGATGGTTATGCCATGGTGAGCGTGGGCGGTAAGACAGAAGGCCGTTTGGCTTTGAGTGAGATCACCGATGAAAAGGGGCGGTTGCTGTATCAAAAAAATGACCCCATTATCGTGCATGTGTCCGAAAAAGGCGAACACCCTAGCGTTTCCTACAAAAAGGCCATTTCCCAACAAAAAATTCAGGCTAAAATTGAAGAATTGGGCGAAAACTATGAAAACGCCATTATTGAAGGCAAGATTGTAGGCAAAAATAAAGGGGGTTATATCGTGGAGTCTCAAGGCGTGGAGTATTTTCTCTCCCGCTCGCACTCTTCTTTAAAGAATGATGCAAACCATATCGGCAAACGCATTAAAGCGTGTATCATTCGTGTGGATAAGGAAAACCACTCTATCAATATTTCTCGCAAACGATTCTTTGAAGTCAATGACAAACGGCAGCTTGAAATTTCTAAAGAATTGTTAGAAGCTACAGAGCCGGTATTGGGGGTTGTGCGCCAGATCACCCCTTTTGGCATTTTTGTAGAAGCTAAGGGGATTGAGGGCTTGGTCCATTATTCTGAAATCAGCCATAAAGGACCAGTCAATCCTGAAAAATACTACAAAGAGGGCGATGAAGTCTATGTCAAAGCCATCGCTTATGATGCAGAAAAAAGACGCCTTTCACTCTCCATAAAAGCGACTATAGAAGACCCATGGGAAGAGATCCAAGACAAGCTAAAACCCGGATACGCCATTAAGGTGGTGGTGAGTAATATTGAACATTATGGGGTGTTTGTGGATATTGGTAATGATATTGAAGGCTTTTTGCATGTTTCTGAAATCTCTTGGGATAAAAATGTCAGCCACCCTAGCCATTATTTGAGCGTGGGGCAAGAAATTGATGTGAATATCATTGACATTGATCCTAAAAACCGCCGCTTAAGGGTTTCTTTAAAACAACTCACTAACAGGCCTTTTGATGTTTTTGAATCCAAACACCAAGTGGGGGATATTGTAGAGGGCAAAGTGGCGACTTTAACGGACTTTGGGGCGTTTTTGAATCTGGGTGGGGTGGATGGCTTGCTACACAATCACGACGCTTTTTGGGATAAAGATAAAAAATGCAAAGACCACTATAAAATTGGCGATGCGATCAAGGTGAAAATCCTTAAAATCAACAAAAAAGATAAAAAGATTTCTTTGAGCGCGAAGCACTTGGTTACTTCCCCTACAGAAGAATTCGCTCAAAAGCATAAAACAGACAGCGTGATTCAAGGCAAAGTGGTGAGTATTAAGGATTTTGGCGTTTTCATTAATGCTGATGGCATTGATGTGCTGATCAAAAATGAAGATTTGAACCCCTTGAAAAAAGATGAAATCAAAATAGGCCAAGAAATCACATGCGTGGTGGTTGCGATTGAAAAATCTAACAACAAGGTGCGTGCTTCTGTGCATAGGTTAGAACGCAAAAAAGAAAAAGAAGAATTGCAAGCTTTTAACACGAGCGATGATAAAATGACTTTAGGGGATATTCTTAAAGAAAAACTCTAA